One segment of Anatilimnocola aggregata DNA contains the following:
- a CDS encoding alpha/beta hydrolase gives MNRINSLAPSVPFPGKKTTVTTARKHRPILAPTGIQTFAPLHYEPNYSYPLLVWIHDDGGDARELQKVMPLISMRNYVGVSISGEILASGRGFAWRQSAEGTIAAENQLSDALDLATQKFRIHNQRIFVAGNGAGGTMALRLALRNPARFAGALTLGGNFPTGQSPLSMLTAARRMPMFIAHCRDSERYPVEQLCDELRLFHTAGLGATIRQYPCGDEVTTQMLHDVDVWLMERVTGMPCEPTPAPVPEEWN, from the coding sequence ATGAACCGCATTAATTCCCTGGCTCCTTCGGTTCCATTCCCAGGCAAGAAGACCACGGTCACCACGGCCCGCAAGCATCGGCCGATTCTGGCCCCGACCGGCATCCAGACCTTTGCTCCCCTGCACTACGAACCCAATTACAGTTATCCCTTGTTGGTTTGGATCCACGATGACGGCGGCGATGCCCGCGAACTGCAAAAAGTGATGCCGCTGATCAGCATGCGGAACTACGTCGGCGTGTCGATCTCGGGCGAAATCCTCGCCTCTGGTCGCGGTTTTGCCTGGCGACAATCGGCCGAAGGAACGATCGCTGCCGAAAATCAACTAAGCGACGCACTCGATCTGGCCACGCAGAAATTTCGCATTCACAACCAGCGGATCTTTGTCGCGGGCAACGGCGCAGGTGGCACGATGGCCCTGCGACTGGCCCTGCGTAATCCCGCCCGCTTTGCCGGCGCGCTGACGCTCGGCGGCAACTTTCCTACGGGACAGTCGCCCCTCTCGATGCTCACCGCAGCCCGCCGCATGCCGATGTTCATCGCCCATTGCCGCGATTCGGAGCGCTACCCCGTCGAACAGCTGTGCGATGAACTTCGGTTGTTCCATACGGCCGGGTTGGGTGCCACCATCCGTCAGTATCCTTGTGGCGACGAAGTCACAACCCAGATGTTGCACGATGTCGACGTCTGGCTAATGGAACGGGTCACAGGCATGCCCTGCGAGCCGACCCCAGCTCCGGTTCCCGAAGAGTGGAACTAG